The DNA segment CGTACCTTTGCCTTGGCGAAAGCAATCGCCGGTTCGGGACATGATAATTTCTTAAATGGAATTATTGTTCAATTTGATTTGACTTTTAGTAATAAAGCATGGGTAGAAGCAGAGCGTTATCATTTTCTGGATTTTATCAGCTCTCAATCGACCATGCATCGGATTACTAAGTTTGATTTGGAAAAGAGTTATATGTCTTATGTGGATCCACGCATGATTGAAATCATGAAGGAAAAGGTCAAAGCTTATAATGACTTACAAGAATTTCAAAAGAATAAAGTGGATGTTCGTGAAGAAGAAAGAAATGATTTGAAGCAGAAATACCTAGAAATCTTGTATTCAAATCCATGTGGCTTCCGTTTAACAGCTCGAATGACAACAAACTATCGTCAATTAAAAACAATATACAAACAAAGAAAAGACCACCGTTTACCGGAGTGGAGAGTTTTCTGTAAGTGGGTAGAAACACTACCTTATGCACAATTTATTACCGGGGAAAAGTAAGCAAATTGTGGATAACTGATTTTCCCACAATTTTCGTTCGCTCATTTGTATAGATAGTGTTAAAATGGAGTAGGTATGAATTATCAAGAACTAAGTCAAAATTGTCAAACGATTGGTTTGGATTGTCCTATTGTCGCATTTCAACAATATTCTTCCTTTCTAAGAGAGTGGAATGAAAGGATGAACTTAACCGCTATCGTTGAGGAAGAACAGATTATTGAGAAACATTTTTGGGATTGTATTCTTCCTTTAAAAAATAAGCTTATTCAAGGTCGTTGGGCGGATGTGGGCTCAGGGGCCGGCTTTCCGGGTTTGGTTTGGAAGATTATGAAACCGGAGTTAGAAATGACGTTAATTGAACCAACGGGTAAAAGATGTCAATTTTTGCAATATGTGATTGATGAACTTCATTTAGAAAAAATTAAAGTGGTGAACGAAAGAGCGGAAGATTATGTTAAAAATCATCGGGAAGAATTTGCCGGTGTGACCGCTAGAGCGGTATCAAATTTATCGTTATTATCCGAGCTTTGTGTTCCTTTGATTCAAGTCCATGGTTACTTTTTGGCTTTAAAAGGGAAACAAGGCAGGCAAGAATTAGAAGTAGCTAAACATGCTTTAGATGTATTGGATGTTCAATTGATTGAAAAACAAGAAGAAACAATCGGTCAGAATGAAAAAAGAGTGAATCTTTTATTCCAAAAAAAACAAATAACTAACAAAAAATATCCAAGAAATTATGGCCAAATGAAAAAGAAACCATTGTAGGAGGAAGTATGGCAACTATTTTTGACTTATTTGAAAAGAAAGATGAATCACGAATTGTCCAGCTTCCCATGGATAAGGTGCTTCCATCTCGCTATCAACCGCGTTTACATTTTGATGAAGGGGCTTTAAAAGAGTTGGCTCAATCCATTCAAGAAACGGGGTTAATTCAACCAATTACCGTTCGTCATATGGGCAATCAATATGAAATTATTGCTGGCGAAAGGCGCTTTCGTGCTTGTGAATATTTAGGTTATGCGACCATTCCCAGTTTTGTCATGACACCAACGGAAGAACAAGCCGCCCAGATGGCTTTGGTTGAAAATGTTCAGCGTGAAAATCTTAGTGCCGTTGAAGAAGCGAAGAGTTATGTGGAATTAATGCGTCAAGCTTCCTTAACTCAGGAACAAATGGCACGCAAGATAGGGAAAAGCCAATCTTCCGTTGCCAATAAAATTCGCTTATTAAACTTACCGGAAG comes from the Bulleidia sp. zg-1006 genome and includes:
- the rsmG gene encoding 16S rRNA (guanine(527)-N(7))-methyltransferase RsmG, with the protein product MNYQELSQNCQTIGLDCPIVAFQQYSSFLREWNERMNLTAIVEEEQIIEKHFWDCILPLKNKLIQGRWADVGSGAGFPGLVWKIMKPELEMTLIEPTGKRCQFLQYVIDELHLEKIKVVNERAEDYVKNHREEFAGVTARAVSNLSLLSELCVPLIQVHGYFLALKGKQGRQELEVAKHALDVLDVQLIEKQEETIGQNEKRVNLLFQKKQITNKKYPRNYGQMKKKPL
- a CDS encoding ParB/RepB/Spo0J family partition protein — translated: MATIFDLFEKKDESRIVQLPMDKVLPSRYQPRLHFDEGALKELAQSIQETGLIQPITVRHMGNQYEIIAGERRFRACEYLGYATIPSFVMTPTEEQAAQMALVENVQRENLSAVEEAKSYVELMRQASLTQEQMARKIGKSQSSVANKIRLLNLPEEIQQGVINNKITERHARALLTIPEDKQKEAYHYIVDNGLNVRQSEVYLSDMNKTKKIKKIHLKRGYAKNIKLAINTINYQVEQLKNMGLDLKSHVIEEGDDVKIIISMKK